The Enteractinococcus fodinae genome has a segment encoding these proteins:
- a CDS encoding SDR family NAD(P)-dependent oxidoreductase, which yields MDIQGQAAIVTGGASGLGAATARALAAKGAKVYAFDLAAGIEKADRIDNVEYMEVNVTDHGSIRNAISIVEHGDAPLRAVINCAGIGTPGRILSRKGPHDLDQFANVVNVNLLGTFNVMTLGAELIAKQEPVDDDGQRGIVINTASVAAFEGQIGQAAYAASKGGVHSLTISAARDLASHGIRVNTVAPGIVETPMMAGITPEFRQGLEASVPFPSRLARPDEYAELVLDLIRHDYLNGHTLRMDGALRMGPR from the coding sequence ATGGACATTCAGGGTCAGGCGGCCATCGTCACCGGAGGAGCCTCGGGCTTGGGCGCAGCCACTGCACGAGCATTAGCTGCCAAGGGCGCCAAAGTCTATGCCTTTGATTTAGCCGCCGGAATCGAAAAAGCCGATCGCATTGACAACGTGGAGTATATGGAAGTCAATGTCACCGACCACGGGTCCATCCGAAACGCCATCTCGATCGTGGAGCACGGGGATGCACCGCTGCGTGCGGTCATCAACTGCGCCGGTATCGGCACTCCGGGACGAATCCTGTCTCGCAAGGGCCCGCATGATCTTGACCAGTTCGCCAACGTGGTCAATGTGAACTTACTGGGAACATTCAACGTCATGACACTTGGTGCCGAACTCATCGCCAAACAAGAGCCCGTCGACGATGACGGACAGCGCGGTATTGTGATCAACACGGCCTCCGTGGCAGCATTTGAGGGACAAATAGGGCAAGCAGCCTACGCCGCTTCAAAAGGTGGGGTGCACTCATTGACCATCTCAGCAGCTCGCGACCTGGCCTCACATGGCATTCGGGTCAATACGGTCGCCCCTGGCATCGTTGAAACGCCCATGATGGCGGGAATTACCCCGGAGTTCCGCCAGGGCCTCGAAGCATCGGTGCCATTTCCATCGCGCCTGGCACGCCCAGATGAATATGCCGAGCTCGTGCTGGATCTCATTCGCCATGACTACCTCAACGGGCACACCCTCCGGATGGATGGGGCGTTGCGAATGGGCCCCCGGTAG
- a CDS encoding AMP-binding protein translates to MSVTDDYRQARDLLLAHRTDLQSAHEKFSWPRFEQFNFALDWFDQVAASQERAQQDALVILEEDGSRYSATYADLSRRSAQVANWLRGLGVKRGDGVIVMLDNQFELWETMLAGLKLGAVLLPTTVMLAPEQLQERLDRSDARWVVTNPANTQKFDAVTGHFSVITTSTDQLPDDAVHPQYRYTDSYQAAENFEAMEPTPADDTALIYFTSGTTSRSKMVAHTHVSYPVGHLSTLYWIGLEPGDKHLNVASPGWAKHAWSNFFAPLIAEATIFIFNYARFDAEQLMRVMDAEGVTSICAPPTVWRMMIQADLTKMTKPPTKVLAAGEPLNPVVIEAVNTAWSADIRDGFGQTETTLQIANTPGQNVKPGSLGRVLPGYEVVLIDPATDQLIEGPGEGEVCLVTDPRPVGLMAGYHKDPEKTEAAFFGGYYRTGDIMERDADGIFTYVGRADDVFKASDYKLSPFELESVIIEHPAVSEAAVVPSPDPIRLSVPKAYVVLAEGYTPEPSTAKDILDFTARKLPPYAKIRRLEFAELPKTISGKIRRVELRKKEIAFHGADGELTAQALASRSTTGGYDHEYSAAEF, encoded by the coding sequence ATGTCAGTAACGGATGACTACCGGCAGGCACGCGATCTTTTATTAGCACACCGGACCGACCTGCAAAGCGCACACGAGAAGTTCTCGTGGCCACGATTCGAACAGTTTAATTTCGCGCTGGATTGGTTTGATCAGGTAGCAGCCAGTCAGGAGCGCGCTCAGCAGGACGCTCTGGTAATTCTGGAAGAAGACGGCTCTCGGTATAGCGCCACCTATGCGGACCTGTCGCGACGTTCCGCCCAGGTAGCCAACTGGCTTCGCGGTTTAGGCGTCAAGCGCGGCGATGGTGTCATTGTGATGTTGGATAATCAATTCGAATTGTGGGAGACCATGCTGGCGGGGCTCAAGCTTGGGGCGGTGTTGTTACCCACTACGGTGATGTTGGCGCCAGAACAGCTCCAAGAGCGACTTGATCGATCGGATGCCCGTTGGGTCGTCACCAACCCCGCCAATACCCAGAAGTTCGATGCGGTGACCGGTCACTTCAGTGTGATTACTACCTCGACCGACCAACTGCCCGATGACGCGGTCCATCCACAGTATCGCTATACGGATTCGTATCAAGCCGCAGAGAACTTTGAAGCAATGGAACCCACCCCGGCTGATGATACCGCGTTGATCTATTTCACGTCGGGGACGACCTCGCGTTCAAAAATGGTAGCCCACACCCATGTGTCGTATCCCGTGGGTCATTTGTCTACGCTGTATTGGATCGGCCTGGAACCCGGCGATAAACATCTCAATGTTGCCTCGCCGGGCTGGGCCAAGCATGCTTGGTCAAACTTTTTTGCGCCACTGATTGCTGAAGCCACCATCTTCATTTTCAATTACGCGCGCTTTGATGCTGAACAGCTCATGCGGGTTATGGACGCCGAGGGGGTTACCTCGATCTGTGCACCACCCACCGTATGGCGAATGATGATTCAAGCTGATCTGACCAAGATGACGAAGCCTCCCACAAAGGTTCTCGCAGCCGGCGAGCCGTTGAATCCCGTGGTGATCGAAGCGGTAAACACCGCATGGAGTGCTGATATCAGAGACGGTTTCGGACAGACCGAGACAACACTGCAGATCGCCAACACCCCCGGACAGAACGTCAAACCAGGGTCCTTGGGACGGGTGCTGCCAGGTTATGAGGTGGTCCTGATCGATCCAGCAACAGATCAGCTGATCGAAGGGCCCGGTGAAGGGGAAGTCTGTCTGGTCACCGACCCCAGACCGGTTGGCCTGATGGCTGGCTACCACAAAGATCCCGAGAAGACTGAGGCAGCCTTCTTCGGGGGCTACTATCGGACCGGAGACATTATGGAACGAGATGCCGATGGTATCTTCACCTATGTGGGCCGGGCCGACGACGTGTTCAAAGCATCGGACTATAAACTGTCACCGTTCGAATTGGAGTCAGTCATCATTGAGCACCCAGCGGTCTCGGAAGCTGCGGTGGTCCCCTCCCCTGATCCGATCCGTCTGTCGGTGCCCAAAGCATACGTGGTGCTAGCTGAGGGTTATACTCCGGAGCCTTCCACTGCTAAGGACATACTTGATTTCACGGCTCGGAAACTCCCGCCATACGCCAAGATTCGACGTTTGGAATTTGCTGAATTGCCGAAAACTATTTCGGGCAAGATCCGTCGCGTGGAGCTGCGCAAAAAAGAGATAGCCTTTCATGGAGCCGATGGGGAGCTGACGGCCCAAGCCTTAGCCAGCAGAAGCACCACCGGCGGTTATGACCACGAGTACTCGGCCGCAGAGTTTTAA
- a CDS encoding enoyl-CoA hydratase-related protein: MSDHVILTETVDRVGIIRLNRPKALNALNVEVITALVEAAETFQADPNIMAIVVTGNEKAFAAGADIKEMADKSFVEMHMADWSARWDRFTAIRLPIIAAVNGYALGGGCELAMMADIMVAGPKTQFGQPEINLGVIPGWGGSQRLTRAVGKAKAMDMVLTGRMMDGEEAERAGLVARLVEDDKVFDTAMEIAQTIAAKSRPVVMVAKEAVDAAFETTLSQGVLFERRTFHPLFALEDQKEGMDAFANKRKAQFKDC, encoded by the coding sequence TTGTCAGACCACGTTATTTTGACCGAAACCGTTGATCGTGTCGGTATCATCCGGCTCAATCGTCCCAAAGCTCTCAACGCACTCAATGTTGAGGTCATCACCGCGCTCGTTGAGGCCGCAGAGACTTTCCAAGCTGACCCGAACATCATGGCTATTGTCGTCACCGGCAATGAGAAGGCGTTCGCCGCAGGCGCTGATATCAAAGAAATGGCCGATAAATCGTTCGTCGAGATGCATATGGCCGACTGGTCGGCTCGCTGGGATCGCTTTACCGCGATACGGTTGCCTATCATTGCTGCAGTCAATGGCTATGCGCTGGGTGGCGGCTGCGAGTTAGCGATGATGGCAGACATCATGGTCGCTGGACCGAAGACGCAATTTGGACAGCCTGAGATCAATTTGGGTGTCATCCCGGGTTGGGGTGGCTCCCAGCGCCTGACCCGAGCCGTTGGCAAAGCCAAAGCTATGGATATGGTGCTCACCGGTCGCATGATGGACGGTGAAGAGGCTGAACGCGCCGGTTTGGTCGCTCGTCTGGTTGAAGACGATAAAGTCTTTGACACCGCGATGGAAATAGCGCAGACCATTGCAGCCAAGTCTCGCCCAGTGGTGATGGTTGCTAAAGAGGCCGTGGATGCGGCGTTTGAAACGACGTTGTCACAAGGTGTGCTGTTTGAGCGCCGGACCTTCCATCCGCTCTTTGCCCTTGAGGATCAAAAAGAAGGTATGGATGCTTTCGCCAATAAACGCAAGGCCCAGTTCAAAGACTGCTAA
- the mmsB gene encoding 3-hydroxyisobutyrate dehydrogenase, translated as MKIAFLGLGNMGFPMARNLANAGYDVTGYDVVESATQAIAEHNVTPADTARAAVEGANVVITMFPAGKHVLEAYQNELLAAAQPDTLFIDSSTIAVDDARRAAELAREAGHRALDAPVSGGTKGADQGTLTFMVGGDQADFEQAKPLFEVMGRKIVHTGESGTGQAAKIVNNMALAINTIGAAEAFSLGENLGLSHQTLYDVMSTSAAQSWAVSTNCPVPGPVPEAPSSNDYRPGFATALMAKDLNLAKSAIEATGTPADFGLAAFQAYTEFNTEDNAGKDFSAIIATKKKG; from the coding sequence ATGAAAATAGCTTTTCTCGGCCTTGGAAACATGGGTTTCCCTATGGCACGAAACCTTGCCAACGCCGGATACGACGTGACTGGTTACGATGTGGTGGAGTCAGCCACGCAGGCCATTGCCGAACACAACGTAACGCCTGCCGACACGGCTCGTGCTGCTGTAGAGGGCGCGAATGTGGTCATTACAATGTTCCCGGCCGGCAAGCATGTGTTGGAGGCGTATCAAAACGAGCTGTTGGCGGCCGCTCAGCCTGACACGTTATTCATCGACTCTTCCACTATTGCAGTTGATGATGCACGACGTGCAGCCGAACTGGCGCGCGAAGCAGGCCACCGAGCACTGGATGCTCCTGTTTCTGGCGGTACAAAAGGTGCCGATCAGGGTACCCTGACCTTTATGGTCGGAGGCGACCAAGCTGACTTTGAGCAAGCCAAACCATTATTCGAAGTCATGGGGCGAAAAATTGTGCACACCGGAGAATCCGGAACCGGCCAAGCTGCAAAAATCGTCAACAACATGGCGCTGGCGATTAATACCATCGGGGCAGCTGAAGCGTTCAGTCTGGGTGAAAATCTGGGACTCAGTCATCAGACACTCTATGACGTTATGTCTACCTCAGCGGCACAGTCGTGGGCAGTCAGTACGAACTGTCCAGTTCCGGGTCCAGTACCAGAAGCTCCCTCCTCCAATGACTACCGGCCTGGCTTTGCAACCGCTCTGATGGCAAAAGATCTCAATCTTGCGAAGTCAGCTATCGAAGCGACCGGCACACCAGCAGACTTCGGACTGGCTGCGTTTCAGGCGTACACTGAGTTCAACACTGAAGATAATGCAGGTAAAGACTTTTCCGCCATCATTGCCACCAAGAAGAAAGGCTAA